In Methylotenera sp. L2L1, the following proteins share a genomic window:
- a CDS encoding ParB N-terminal domain-containing protein gives MANVEVVMIKTEEIDFDPENPRFYRLNKSQSEDAVIEEMLDDEGAQDLMLSIGQKGYFPGEPLLVIKEQSGRYTVIEGNRRLAAVKLLNGQVLPPTRRKTSIATIITEAIEKPPFELPCLVYKTRKEILRYLGYRHITGIKEWDSLSKAKYLAQLRDEFYNGVEQQKQLKALAKDIGSKPGYVGQLLTGLAIYLRAEDSKFFGLNLEPKDIEFTYITTALGYKKIHEWLGLQGSTDIEIAGLVEENLKFAYAWMFIKDQQGQTILGETRKLDELAAVVASDDARTVLMETGNLAEAYLYTEGPQASLENALDSAIKNVKVVWSMILKISPLTTSHQALAEKLFEDVKSIRNVIRDKLED, from the coding sequence ATGGCCAATGTAGAAGTAGTAATGATAAAAACAGAAGAGATTGATTTTGATCCTGAAAATCCTCGCTTCTATCGCCTTAATAAGTCCCAATCTGAGGATGCCGTTATTGAGGAAATGCTAGATGACGAAGGCGCTCAGGATCTAATGCTCTCAATTGGTCAAAAAGGTTACTTCCCTGGCGAACCATTACTTGTTATCAAAGAACAGAGTGGTCGATATACAGTAATAGAAGGTAACAGACGTTTAGCCGCTGTAAAACTTTTGAATGGGCAAGTTCTTCCTCCTACAAGAAGAAAAACAAGTATAGCTACCATTATTACTGAAGCTATTGAAAAACCACCTTTTGAACTTCCTTGTTTAGTTTATAAAACGCGTAAAGAAATACTCAGATACCTTGGCTATCGCCATATTACTGGCATTAAAGAATGGGATTCACTCTCTAAAGCTAAATATCTAGCCCAACTCCGAGATGAATTTTACAACGGTGTAGAGCAACAAAAACAATTGAAAGCCCTAGCAAAGGATATTGGTAGCAAACCTGGATATGTGGGTCAGTTGTTAACGGGCTTAGCAATCTACCTTCGCGCAGAAGATTCAAAGTTTTTTGGATTGAATTTAGAGCCAAAAGATATCGAATTCACATATATAACTACTGCATTAGGTTATAAAAAAATACATGAATGGCTTGGACTTCAAGGCAGCACTGATATAGAAATAGCGGGGCTTGTAGAAGAAAATCTTAAATTTGCTTATGCCTGGATGTTTATTAAAGATCAACAAGGTCAGACAATACTTGGAGAAACACGTAAGCTGGATGAATTAGCCGCTGTGGTGGCAAGCGATGACGCTAGGACTGTTTTAATGGAAACAGGTAATCTTGCTGAGGCATATCTGTACACCGAGGGGCCGCAAGCCTCACTTGAAAACGCATTAGATTCAGCAATTAAAAATGTGAAGGTTGTGTGGAGTATGATACTCAAAATCTCACCTTTAACAACAAGCCATCAAGCATTGGCGGAAAAGCTTTTTGAGGATGTTAAGTCTATTCGTAACGTTATCCGCGATAAATTAGAAGATTGA
- a CDS encoding STAS-like domain-containing protein, translated as MKILNIGKDFSSDPIGRFRSDGNRSGETFREDFLKPALDSLEPNEKLEIIIDDEVESYGSSFLSEGFAGLVKYGFITAEEFHRKIEIKYTNEDFEFFKSKIIEYVNTAKYNSKTYVPTKS; from the coding sequence ATGAAAATATTAAATATAGGAAAAGACTTTTCTTCTGATCCTATCGGAAGGTTTAGGTCTGATGGTAACCGTAGTGGTGAGACTTTTAGAGAAGACTTTCTGAAGCCAGCATTAGATAGTCTTGAACCAAATGAGAAGCTTGAAATTATTATCGATGATGAAGTTGAAAGCTATGGCTCATCATTCTTGTCTGAGGGTTTCGCTGGTTTAGTAAAATATGGTTTTATTACAGCAGAAGAATTTCATAGAAAAATTGAAATTAAATATACGAATGAGGACTTTGAGTTTTTTAAAAGTAAGATAATTGAATACGTGAATACGGCAAAATATAATTCAAAAACTTATGTACCAACAAAATCATAA
- a CDS encoding tyrosine-type recombinase/integrase: MARETGIYKRGDSPYWWINATLSNGKRVRQSSGTEDRAQAEAYLAKLKLDSYKEVNFGIKPHRSWKEAVVRYLEIKATLKSYRDVKRICCNLHPYLGDLMLNQINGDVVWSVIQGEFKKGNKPATVNRYLATLRSLLRMARDEWQWIDHIPKIRLLSGEVERDRWLTRDEADKLIAVCPDHLAAVVKFALATGCRAREILGLEWSRVDLNRHTAWLNQTKNGTPRGVPLNRSAVAVLQEQVGKHSKFCFTYNGEPIRYNITNSAWITALKKAELEDFRFHDLRHTWASWHRQAGTSCDELKELGGWKTRSMVDRYAKFATEHLANAASRIDFLASDNVIKLSRFSHVHQMKKGLAKANPL; encoded by the coding sequence ATGGCCCGTGAAACCGGAATCTACAAGAGAGGTGATTCGCCCTATTGGTGGATCAATGCAACACTCTCAAACGGCAAAAGAGTACGCCAGAGTTCTGGGACTGAAGACCGAGCGCAAGCCGAAGCGTATTTAGCTAAATTAAAGCTAGATTCGTATAAGGAAGTGAATTTTGGTATTAAGCCCCATCGCTCATGGAAAGAAGCTGTTGTTCGGTATCTCGAAATTAAAGCAACGCTCAAAAGCTATCGTGACGTAAAGCGCATATGTTGTAATTTGCATCCTTATTTAGGTGACTTGATGCTAAACCAGATCAACGGTGACGTGGTTTGGTCTGTGATTCAAGGTGAGTTTAAAAAAGGAAACAAACCAGCAACCGTGAATCGTTACTTAGCGACATTACGTAGTTTATTGCGGATGGCTCGTGATGAATGGCAGTGGATAGATCATATCCCTAAAATTCGTTTGTTATCGGGTGAGGTGGAGCGTGATCGATGGTTGACTAGAGATGAGGCAGATAAGCTAATCGCTGTTTGTCCTGATCATCTGGCAGCTGTTGTGAAGTTTGCTTTAGCGACGGGGTGCCGCGCTCGGGAAATTCTGGGTTTGGAATGGAGTAGGGTGGATTTAAACAGACACACTGCTTGGTTAAACCAAACTAAGAATGGTACACCGAGAGGGGTTCCATTAAATAGAAGTGCTGTTGCTGTTCTTCAGGAGCAAGTTGGAAAGCATTCAAAATTTTGTTTTACTTACAACGGTGAGCCGATTCGTTACAACATTACGAACTCTGCGTGGATTACAGCGTTAAAGAAAGCAGAGTTAGAAGACTTTAGATTTCATGACTTGCGTCACACTTGGGCTTCTTGGCATCGTCAAGCTGGCACCAGTTGTGATGAACTGAAAGAACTAGGAGGTTGGAAAACGCGGTCAATGGTTGATCGATACGCTAAGTTTGCTACTGAACATCTGGCAAATGCGGCAAGTCGGATTGATTTTTTGGCTTCAGATAACGTGATTAAATTGTCACGTTTTAGTCACGTTCACCAAATGAAAAAGGGATTAGCAAAAGCTAACCCCTTATAA
- the cobT gene encoding nicotinate-nucleotide--dimethylbenzimidazole phosphoribosyltransferase, giving the protein MNLNKKLPNIGLPNIQSLDQSLKAALVDKINHKTKPLGALGQLEAIALQVGLIQQTLAPQLSNPTLLVFAGDHGIVNAGVSPYPQAVTAQMVLNFLHGGAAINVFARQNNMQLRVIDAGVNYEFDANTDLIHAKVGAGTANFLQAPAMTAAQCQQALETGASLAKQEALAGCNVFGFGEMGIGNTSSASCLMSVLCGISIDECVGRGTGLDDAGLAQKLSILRRAIEFHHVSGENILDVLATFGGYEIAMMAGAMLGAAEQHSVLLIDGFIATSALLVASQLQPNILQYCVFTHCSGEAGHRRLLAHLEATPLLDIGLRLGEGTGAALVYPLLQAAVNFMNEMASFESAGVSTKDTP; this is encoded by the coding sequence ATGAATTTAAACAAAAAATTACCAAATATAGGGTTACCAAATATCCAATCATTAGATCAGTCATTGAAGGCTGCGCTTGTTGATAAAATTAATCATAAGACCAAACCATTAGGTGCTTTAGGGCAGTTGGAGGCGATTGCGTTACAGGTAGGCTTGATTCAACAAACCTTAGCGCCGCAACTTTCTAACCCTACCTTATTGGTGTTTGCTGGTGATCATGGCATTGTAAACGCAGGCGTTAGCCCTTATCCGCAAGCTGTGACTGCGCAGATGGTGCTTAATTTCTTGCACGGTGGCGCTGCGATTAATGTGTTTGCACGGCAGAATAATATGCAGTTGCGGGTGATTGATGCTGGCGTTAATTATGAGTTTGATGCCAACACCGATTTAATTCACGCAAAAGTGGGAGCTGGTACTGCTAATTTCTTGCAGGCGCCCGCTATGACCGCTGCACAATGCCAGCAAGCGCTGGAAACAGGCGCTTCTTTGGCAAAGCAGGAAGCATTGGCTGGGTGCAATGTGTTTGGCTTTGGCGAGATGGGGATTGGTAATACATCATCTGCTAGTTGTTTGATGAGTGTGTTGTGTGGAATCTCTATTGACGAGTGTGTTGGCCGCGGGACGGGGTTAGACGATGCCGGTTTGGCACAAAAGCTGTCTATTCTTAGGCGGGCCATAGAATTTCATCATGTCAGTGGTGAAAACATCCTGGATGTGCTGGCAACATTTGGTGGCTATGAAATCGCGATGATGGCTGGCGCGATGTTAGGTGCCGCTGAGCAACATTCTGTACTATTGATTGATGGGTTTATTGCGACATCGGCACTATTAGTAGCCTCTCAATTGCAACCTAATATTTTGCAGTATTGTGTATTCACGCATTGCTCTGGCGAGGCTGGACATCGCCGTTTGTTGGCACATCTTGAAGCAACGCCTTTACTAGATATCGGTTTGCGTTTGGGCGAGGGCACGGGTGCTGCCTTGGTTTATCCTTTATTGCAGGCTGCGGTTAATTTTATGAATGAAATGGCCTCGTTCGAAAGTGCTGGTGTGAGCACTAAAGATACTCCGTGA
- the cobS gene encoding adenosylcobinamide-GDP ribazoletransferase, translating into MINFLRNERRYMLLAVGFFTRIPVPVFGDFHVEDLNRSAKYLPLVGIFVGMIGAGAFVLSSKVLPQNIAVLISMAMTIYITGAFHEDGLADSADGLGGGWDKERIVAIMQDSRLGTYGAVALFFTLFAKYQLLNALPAYFLPFILVVGHSLSRLCALLVMADLNYVKDEGKAKPLATKVPVGDLCIAVLFGTLPIPLFYWNFSPVMLNVNDWLWLAACCLTPVALAWIWWRNKIKLWLGGYTGDCLGAMQQMTELAFYLGLLVWAQQL; encoded by the coding sequence ATGATTAACTTCTTGCGTAACGAGCGACGCTATATGTTGCTGGCGGTTGGCTTTTTTACGCGTATTCCCGTGCCGGTGTTTGGTGATTTTCACGTTGAAGATTTAAATCGGTCAGCTAAGTATCTGCCATTAGTGGGGATTTTTGTCGGCATGATTGGTGCGGGTGCTTTTGTGCTTAGCAGTAAGGTGTTGCCACAAAATATTGCAGTATTGATTAGCATGGCGATGACGATTTATATCACCGGTGCGTTTCATGAGGATGGCTTAGCCGATAGCGCGGATGGTTTAGGGGGCGGTTGGGATAAAGAGCGCATTGTGGCGATTATGCAAGATTCGCGCCTTGGCACTTATGGTGCTGTTGCTTTGTTCTTTACGCTGTTTGCAAAATACCAGCTATTAAATGCCTTACCTGCCTATTTTTTACCGTTTATCTTAGTAGTGGGGCACTCGCTTAGCCGTTTGTGTGCGTTGCTTGTGATGGCGGATTTAAACTATGTAAAAGATGAGGGTAAAGCGAAGCCGCTTGCCACTAAAGTGCCAGTTGGGGATTTATGCATTGCGGTGCTATTTGGTACGCTGCCTATCCCATTGTTTTATTGGAACTTTTCTCCGGTCATGTTGAATGTGAATGACTGGTTGTGGCTAGCGGCTTGTTGCTTAACGCCAGTTGCGCTTGCTTGGATTTGGTGGCGTAACAAAATTAAACTTTGGCTTGGCGGCTATACTGGTGATTGTTTAGGCGCAATGCAGCAAATGACCGAGTTAGCATTTTATTTAGGCTTGCTCGTTTGGGCTCAGCAATTATGA
- the cobC gene encoding alpha-ribazole phosphatase, with amino-acid sequence MNLHLIRHTSLNIPSGVCYGQSDVDVSANFETECSALLSKLDGIQFDAVYASPLQRCTKLARALNLGEMQVDDRLKELHFGDWEMQPWDSIPRDVFDVWAHDYAHLSPPNGESFTQLYNRTKTFTEEVSNRLPGRNVAVVTHGGVIRAMLADALNMPLKGLFRLVIDHASVTQITLSDAVPRIHFVNR; translated from the coding sequence ATGAATTTACATTTGATTCGGCATACATCCCTTAATATTCCATCAGGCGTTTGCTATGGGCAGAGTGATGTGGATGTTTCGGCCAACTTTGAAACAGAGTGCAGTGCCTTACTATCAAAGTTGGATGGTATTCAGTTTGATGCGGTCTATGCGAGCCCATTGCAGCGTTGTACTAAGTTAGCGCGAGCGCTTAATTTAGGTGAAATGCAGGTTGATGATAGGCTAAAAGAGTTACATTTCGGTGACTGGGAAATGCAGCCTTGGGATAGCATACCGCGCGATGTATTTGATGTTTGGGCGCATGATTATGCGCATTTGTCACCACCCAATGGTGAAAGCTTCACCCAGCTATATAACAGAACCAAAACGTTCACAGAGGAAGTGAGTAATCGCTTACCCGGGAGAAATGTCGCAGTTGTGACGCATGGCGGTGTGATACGCGCGATGTTGGCGGATGCGTTGAATATGCCGTTAAAGGGTTTGTTTAGGTTGGTGATTGATCACGCAAGTGTCACGCAAATAACCTTGAGTGACGCTGTGCCTAGAATCCATTTTGTTAATCGCTAA
- the cobD gene encoding threonine-phosphate decarboxylase CobD — translation MLEHGGNLSAAITRYGIPLENWLDLSTGINPNHYPIPEMTPSLWQQLPNDEDGLINIAANYYGCQSLLPTSGSQAALQALPNLRSLGTIAMLKPMYQEHAHAWQRCGHQVLSFNDLNDEQTLNKADVVLLCNPNNPTGKQFSAPDLLHLHTKLASRGGWLVVDEAFMDATPEHSIAQHSHLEGLFVLRSLGKFFGLAGARVGFMLAADGQLKKLQETLGPWTLTGPSRFIAKQALQDKAWQENTRNILRGSSLRLAALLSQYGLTPTAGTALFQYVMTAQAQALQERLAAKGIWVRLFKEQPALRFGLPHDKGWQQLESALQSL, via the coding sequence TTGCTTGAACATGGCGGCAACTTAAGCGCTGCGATAACGCGGTATGGAATTCCACTAGAAAACTGGCTGGATCTATCGACAGGCATTAATCCCAACCACTATCCAATCCCAGAGATGACGCCCAGCCTATGGCAGCAACTACCCAATGACGAAGATGGATTGATTAACATCGCCGCCAACTATTACGGCTGCCAATCCTTACTGCCCACCAGCGGCTCGCAAGCTGCTTTGCAAGCCCTGCCCAACCTTAGGTCTTTAGGCACGATTGCTATGCTCAAGCCCATGTATCAAGAGCACGCCCATGCGTGGCAACGCTGCGGACATCAGGTACTAAGTTTTAATGATTTAAATGACGAGCAAACGCTAAACAAAGCTGACGTGGTTTTGCTTTGCAATCCAAATAACCCGACGGGCAAACAATTTTCCGCGCCAGATCTACTCCACTTACATACGAAGCTTGCCAGCCGCGGCGGCTGGTTAGTTGTGGATGAAGCGTTCATGGATGCAACGCCAGAACACAGCATCGCACAGCACTCACACTTAGAAGGCTTGTTTGTGTTGCGGTCACTTGGTAAGTTCTTTGGGCTAGCTGGCGCCAGAGTTGGGTTTATGCTCGCCGCAGATGGGCAACTAAAAAAACTACAGGAAACACTAGGCCCATGGACATTAACAGGACCTAGCAGATTCATTGCAAAGCAAGCATTGCAAGATAAAGCCTGGCAAGAAAACACCCGCAACATCTTAAGAGGCAGTAGCCTACGTTTAGCAGCATTACTAAGCCAATACGGCTTAACGCCAACTGCGGGCACTGCTTTGTTTCAATACGTGATGACAGCGCAAGCCCAAGCGCTACAAGAAAGATTGGCAGCTAAAGGTATTTGGGTCAGGTTATTTAAAGAACAGCCCGCACTTAGGTTTGGCTTACCGCATGACAAGGGCTGGCAGCAATTAGAAAGCGCGCTTCAATCACTGTAG
- the cbiB gene encoding adenosylcobinamide-phosphate synthase CbiB: MSFDYYPINTYSTALAVIAAVLLDALLGEPKRWHPLVGFGWLAHTVERAYNKNMLPRNARVIGLLAWLLLLLPFATISYLVTLNAFVGAVVAWVADVTLLYFAIGAQSLTLHAKAVFKPLSEQNLTQARHAISMIVSRDTSQLNETEVATATVESVLENGNDAIFGAIFWFVLFGGTGAVVFRLANTLDAMWGYRTPRFLYFGWAAARLDDLLNLIPARLTALSYALCGHTKSALKCWLTQASTWYSPNAGPVMSAGAGALQVKLGGNAVYHGAAKQRPTLGMGTLANPQHILNAVKLVRRSIVLWCIAIMLGSILINFTGSHYLA, translated from the coding sequence ATGTCATTTGATTATTATCCCATAAATACCTATAGCACAGCCCTCGCGGTGATTGCGGCTGTATTATTAGATGCACTGCTAGGAGAGCCTAAACGCTGGCATCCACTGGTTGGCTTTGGTTGGCTTGCACACACTGTTGAACGTGCTTACAACAAAAACATGCTGCCTCGCAATGCCCGAGTTATCGGTTTATTGGCTTGGCTATTGCTACTGTTACCTTTTGCCACAATAAGCTATCTAGTAACACTCAATGCATTTGTGGGAGCCGTAGTAGCATGGGTCGCTGATGTCACCCTGCTTTATTTCGCCATCGGCGCTCAAAGCCTCACCCTGCATGCAAAAGCAGTGTTCAAACCGCTATCTGAGCAAAACCTCACGCAAGCTCGCCATGCAATTAGTATGATTGTCAGCCGCGATACTTCGCAGCTTAACGAAACGGAAGTCGCTACCGCCACGGTGGAATCAGTGCTGGAAAATGGTAATGACGCAATATTTGGCGCGATTTTCTGGTTTGTATTATTTGGCGGTACTGGCGCAGTGGTTTTTAGGTTAGCCAACACCCTAGATGCCATGTGGGGTTATAGAACCCCACGCTTTTTATACTTTGGCTGGGCAGCCGCTCGTTTAGATGATCTATTGAACTTAATACCAGCACGCCTCACTGCGCTAAGCTACGCCTTATGCGGGCATACCAAAAGTGCATTAAAATGTTGGCTTACCCAAGCCAGTACTTGGTACAGCCCTAATGCCGGGCCTGTGATGTCAGCAGGCGCTGGCGCACTACAAGTGAAGCTTGGTGGCAATGCGGTGTATCACGGGGCAGCCAAACAACGCCCTACATTAGGGATGGGAACATTAGCCAACCCTCAGCATATTTTAAATGCGGTCAAACTCGTCAGGCGTAGCATCGTACTCTGGTGTATCGCGATCATGCTGGGTTCAATACTCATCAACTTTACAGGAAGCCATTACCTTGCTTGA
- a CDS encoding cobyric acid synthase produces MVQGTTSDAGKSTLVAAICRVLYRRGVRVAPFKPQNMALNSAVTVDGGEIGRAQAVQAQACGLAPHTDMNPVLLKPNSDTGCQVIVHGKVACNLEAMGYHAYKPTAMRAVLASWERLKLQYECVVVEGAGSPAEINLRDRDIANMGFAEAVDCPVILIADIDRGGVFAHIVGTMALLSESERARVIGFVINRFRGDVALLQPGLDWLTQETGKPVLGVLPYLHGLHIEAEDSVPKQQQSSDTTAGKRIKVVVPVIPHISNHTDFDALRLHPQVDFQFVKVSEEIPAADLMILPGSKNVRGDLEFLRANGWEQALTRHLRYGGKVLGICGGFQMLGRHIHDPYAIEGDAGSSEGLGWLDMETTLEQTKQLKQVSGHLAFADAQVAGYEIHMGVTTGAALNTPALSLENRPEGAVSQDNQIAGTYLHGLFDHKEACAAWLAWAGLQTEPNFDYEQLKNDELNRLADCVEQHLDWDVLGLPINPSLSA; encoded by the coding sequence ATGGTTCAGGGAACGACATCAGATGCCGGTAAAAGTACGCTGGTTGCAGCGATATGCCGTGTATTGTATCGCAGAGGTGTGCGTGTTGCCCCATTCAAGCCGCAAAATATGGCGTTAAATTCAGCGGTGACAGTGGATGGCGGTGAAATCGGGCGAGCACAAGCGGTGCAGGCACAAGCTTGTGGTTTAGCACCACATACCGATATGAACCCTGTATTGCTTAAACCTAACTCGGATACTGGTTGCCAGGTGATTGTGCACGGTAAGGTTGCATGCAACTTGGAAGCAATGGGCTACCACGCTTATAAGCCGACAGCCATGCGCGCCGTACTAGCTTCTTGGGAGCGCTTAAAGTTGCAATACGAGTGTGTGGTGGTGGAAGGTGCTGGCAGCCCGGCCGAGATTAACCTGCGTGACCGTGATATTGCCAATATGGGCTTTGCAGAGGCGGTAGACTGCCCAGTGATTTTAATTGCAGACATTGACCGCGGCGGCGTGTTTGCACATATAGTTGGTACCATGGCCTTGCTTTCTGAAAGCGAGCGCGCACGCGTGATAGGCTTTGTCATAAACCGCTTTCGTGGTGATGTTGCATTATTACAGCCTGGGCTGGACTGGCTTACGCAGGAAACAGGTAAACCGGTATTAGGCGTGCTGCCCTATCTGCATGGTTTGCATATCGAGGCCGAGGATTCAGTGCCGAAGCAACAGCAGTCGAGCGATACAACTGCTGGCAAGCGAATAAAAGTAGTAGTCCCCGTGATTCCCCATATCAGTAACCACACCGATTTTGACGCACTGCGGTTACACCCTCAGGTAGATTTCCAGTTTGTTAAAGTGAGCGAAGAAATACCGGCTGCGGACCTGATGATATTGCCTGGCAGTAAGAATGTAAGAGGCGACCTTGAGTTTCTACGAGCTAATGGCTGGGAGCAAGCGCTCACTCGTCATTTGCGCTATGGCGGCAAGGTATTAGGCATTTGTGGTGGTTTTCAGATGCTGGGACGACATATCCATGACCCTTATGCCATAGAAGGTGATGCGGGTTCTAGTGAGGGTTTAGGCTGGCTAGACATGGAAACCACGTTAGAGCAGACCAAACAGCTGAAGCAGGTTAGCGGGCATTTGGCGTTTGCCGATGCGCAAGTGGCTGGCTACGAAATCCATATGGGGGTGACAACAGGCGCAGCTCTCAACACGCCAGCACTCTCTCTTGAAAATCGCCCAGAGGGAGCAGTTTCGCAAGATAATCAAATTGCCGGTACCTATCTGCATGGGCTGTTTGACCACAAAGAAGCATGCGCAGCTTGGTTGGCATGGGCTGGACTGCAGACTGAGCCGAACTTTGATTATGAGCAGCTTAAAAACGACGAGCTAAACCGTTTGGCCGATTGCGTAGAGCAGCATTTAGATTGGGATGTGCTCGGGTTACCAATTAACCCAAGCCTGTCAGCTTAG
- a CDS encoding RNA-binding S4 domain-containing protein, with amino-acid sequence MEITTFELQGEYIELCNLLKLAGIANSGGQGKVMVSDGIVQVDGQIETRRTAKIRSGQVVECLGQTVKVL; translated from the coding sequence ATGGAAATCACGACTTTTGAACTACAAGGTGAATATATAGAACTTTGTAACCTACTAAAACTTGCAGGCATTGCCAATAGCGGCGGCCAAGGCAAAGTGATGGTGAGTGACGGCATCGTGCAAGTAGATGGCCAGATTGAAACCAGGCGCACTGCGAAGATACGCTCAGGCCAAGTTGTAGAGTGCCTAGGACAAACAGTTAAGGTGTTATAA
- the cobU gene encoding bifunctional adenosylcobinamide kinase/adenosylcobinamide-phosphate guanylyltransferase, whose product MATHLILGGARSGKSAFAEKLALASGQPVTYIATAQVYDKEFGARVDQHKTRRPAHWATLEQSFNLAEALQTHAKADTCIIVDCLTLWLAQCICPDCDRPDNLDWQHERSRLLEVLPKLEGTVLLVSNEVGMGIVPLGEINRQFQDEQGRLNQAVAQCVNKVSFIAAGLPLTLKG is encoded by the coding sequence ATGGCTACACATCTTATTTTAGGCGGCGCACGCTCAGGCAAAAGCGCTTTTGCAGAGAAACTGGCGTTGGCATCTGGCCAGCCGGTCACTTACATTGCCACAGCACAAGTGTACGATAAAGAATTCGGCGCACGTGTTGACCAGCACAAGACTCGCCGCCCTGCGCATTGGGCAACCCTAGAGCAGTCATTTAACCTAGCGGAGGCGCTGCAAACGCATGCCAAAGCAGATACCTGCATTATTGTAGATTGCCTCACTCTTTGGCTGGCGCAATGCATATGCCCGGACTGTGACCGGCCAGATAATTTAGACTGGCAACATGAGCGCAGCAGGCTACTAGAAGTTCTGCCTAAGCTGGAAGGGACTGTATTATTGGTCAGCAACGAGGTGGGCATGGGCATAGTGCCTCTAGGTGAAATTAACCGTCAGTTTCAAGACGAGCAAGGCCGCCTCAACCAAGCAGTGGCGCAGTGTGTAAATAAAGTCAGCTTTATTGCTGCAGGCCTGCCACTTACCCTAAAAGGCTAA
- a CDS encoding cobalamin-binding protein yields the protein MRYPQRIVCLTTEPTEVLYLLGEQDRIVGISGFTTRPAIARKEKPKIAAFTSAKIDKILELKPDLVIGFSNLQADIAASLIRAGVEVHIFNQRSIAQMLNMIATVGSLVGASDKAFKLIAELEHKIQQAKDTASQLSAKPVVYFEEWNEPMICSIKWAAELIEIAGGKDCFPELSQFHSAKDRTVQSARVIERQPDIIIGSWCGKKFQPEQVIAREGWQTIPAVKNGLVFEIKSADILQPGPSLITHGLQQVQAIIQQWALAHSN from the coding sequence ATGAGGTATCCGCAGCGTATCGTATGCCTGACCACCGAGCCCACAGAGGTGCTGTATCTTCTAGGTGAGCAAGACCGTATTGTCGGTATTTCCGGCTTTACCACCCGCCCCGCCATTGCGCGTAAGGAAAAGCCAAAAATCGCCGCATTTACCAGTGCCAAGATTGATAAAATCTTGGAGCTCAAACCTGATTTAGTGATTGGCTTCTCCAACCTGCAGGCGGATATCGCCGCATCGCTGATTCGTGCTGGGGTAGAAGTGCATATCTTTAACCAGCGCTCTATTGCACAAATGCTGAACATGATTGCCACCGTTGGCAGCCTAGTTGGCGCTTCGGATAAGGCGTTTAAACTGATTGCAGAACTAGAGCACAAAATACAGCAGGCAAAAGATACCGCATCTCAATTGTCAGCAAAACCCGTTGTGTATTTTGAAGAATGGAACGAGCCCATGATTTGCAGTATCAAATGGGCAGCCGAGTTGATTGAAATCGCCGGCGGGAAAGATTGCTTTCCTGAGCTATCGCAGTTTCACAGTGCGAAAGACAGAACAGTACAGTCAGCCCGAGTGATCGAGCGCCAGCCTGACATTATCATCGGCTCATGGTGCGGTAAGAAATTTCAGCCCGAGCAAGTCATTGCCAGAGAGGGCTGGCAAACCATCCCTGCGGTAAAAAATGGCTTGGTATTTGAAATTAAATCGGCAGATATCCTGCAGCCCGGGCCATCACTGATTACCCACGGGTTACAGCAGGTGCAGGCCATTATCCAGCAATGGGCCTTGGCACACAGCAATTAA